One window of Elaeis guineensis isolate ETL-2024a chromosome 11, EG11, whole genome shotgun sequence genomic DNA carries:
- the LOC105035539 gene encoding uncharacterized protein — translation MEPMTSRKSLSTLLLFLILSFLLALASASLASQGRALLQWKASLRSQGSLESWNLDTSPCNWTGITCNITHRGRRAITEINLAQMDLAGMLNALNFSPLSSLKFLNLAFNNLNGSIPPTIAALSKLTSLDLHANNFTGIIPPQIGSLTKLNSLNLSENQISGSIPPWLSNMIRLNFLYLYQNLLSGTIPQELGRLVNLLDLRISYNQLTGSIPASLGSLTKLEILDLCENQISGSIPPEIGNLVELTGLSLSQNSLIGSIPAGIENLTKLNTLYLWGNHLSGSIPPEIGNLVELTGLSLSQNSLIGSIPAGIENLTKLNTLNLWGNHLSGSIPPEIGNLVELTELSLSTNNLTGSIPTSLGNLTKLESLYFCENQISGSIPHEIQNLVSLRVLQIYINFLDSSIPASIGNLTKLNTLNLWGNHLSGSIPPEIGNLVELTELSLSTNNLTGSIPTSLGNLTKLESLYLCENQIFGSIPHEIQNLVSLRVLQIYINFLDSSIPASIGNLTKLNTLNLWGNHLSGSIPPEIGNLVELTELLLSTNNLTGSIPTSLGNLTKLESLYLCENQISGSIPHEIQNLVSLRVLQIYINFLDSSIPASIGNLTKLNTLNLWGNHLSGSIPPEIGNLVELTGLILSQNSLIGSIPAGIGNLTKLNTLYLWGNYLSGSIPPEIGNLVKLTNLSLLQNNLTGSIPTSLGNLTKLEILYLCENQISGSIPHEIQNLASLRELEICTNLLDGSIPAGIGNLTKLEILYLSKNQISGSIPHEIQNLVSLRVLEIHTNLLDGSIPAGIENLTKLEILHLFENWISGSIPYELGNLMKLNSLCLSSNQISGSIPPSFGSLTNLTALMLDNNRLSGSLPKEFNTITNLKLLSLTNNSFSGHLPHDICKGGVLMYLTLNNNHFEGPIPKSLKNCTSLIRVRLEQNQLSGDISESLGVYPHLGYIDLSFNKLFGKLSPNWGGCHNLSLLRISNNKVTGNIPPEFGKLTQLQVLDLSSNNLLEEIPKDLSKLTRLYNLSLSDNQLVGEVHPEFGELSNLGILDLSANRLIGRVPEQLGNCMNLYLLKLGKNHLNGSIPFQIGNLINLDDFLDLSHNSFTGEIPSQFGKLDKLQNLNLSHNELIGRVPHSLSDMISLSSIDLSYNELEGPLPNSTIFRNAPIEWFIHNKGLCGLPKGLPSCSSFTTSKDDSTKHHKLLLLITVPSLGTLFLLFLFVVFALLILRRKKHARHVASIEFGGFSIWNFDGIDAYKGIIEATEDFDDKYCIGTGAFSSVFKALLPTGEFVAVKKFHPLEIENSPSKQTFWSEVQALTQIRHRNIVKLYGFCSSAQNKFLVYEYMERGSLANILQSEGALEFDWSKRVDVIKHIAYALSYMHHDCTPPLVHRDITSNNILLDSKYKACISDFGIARLLKSDSSNWSMLAGTRGYLAPELAYTMRVTEKCDIYSFGVIALEIVMGKHPEELISTLSSPVGENIFLKDILDSRLSPPTTQAANELVAMVMTASQCLDNNPHSRPTMQIVSQQLSTFKAQPNSQSLDTIKLCHLIDDKNEKAC, via the exons ATGGAACCTATGACATCTCGAAAATCCCTCTCCACCCTTCTTCTGTTTCTAATCCTTTCATTTCTTCTTGCTTTGGCATCAGCTTCACTGGCATCTCAAGGGAGGGCCCTCCTCCAGTGGAAAGCCAGCCTCCGAAGCCAAGGATCACTTGAATCTTGGAACCTCGACACCAGTCCGTGCAACTGGACTGGAATCACATGCAACATCACACATCGAGGCCGACGTGCGATCACGGAGATCAATCTAGCCCAAATGGATCTTGCAGGAATGCTAAATGCTCTCAACTTCTCTCCTCTATCATCACTCAAATTTCTCAACCTCGCATTCAACAATCTCAATGGAAGTATCCCTCCCACCATAGCTGCTCTTTCCAAGCTCACCTCCCTTGATCTCCACGCTAACAACTTCACAGGGATAATTCCACCACAGATCGGCTCTCTGACAAAGCTCAACTCCTTGAATCTTAGTGAGAATCAGATAAGTGGTTCCATCCCTCCTTGGCTAAGTAATATGATAAGGCTTAACTTTTTATACCTATACCAAAATCTCCTTTCAGGTACTATCCCACAGGAATTAGGAAGACTGGTGAATTTGTTGGATTTGAGAATCTCGTACAACCAGCTAACGGGTTCCATCCCCGCCAGCTTAGGAAGTTTAACCAAGCTTGAAATTTTGGACCTTTGTGAAAATCAGATCTCTGGATCAATTCCTC CCGAAATAGGAAATCTTGTAGAGTTAACTGGGTTATCACTCTCACAAAACAGTTTAATAGGTTCCATCCCTGCTGGTATAGAAAATTTAACCAAGCTTAACACTTTGTACCTTTGGGGTAATCATCTCTCTGGCTCCATTCCTCCTGAAATAGGAAATCTTGTAGAGTTAACTGGGTTATCACTCTCACAAAACAGTTTAATAGGTTCCATCCCTGCTGGTATAGAAAATTTAACTAAGCTTAACACTTTGAACCTTTGGGGTAATCATCTCTCTGGCTCCATTCCTCCTGAAATAGGTAATCTAGTAGAGTTAACTGAGCTGTCACTCTCAACAAACAATTTAACAGGTTCAATCCCCACCAGCTTAGGAAATTTAACCAAGCTTGAAAGTTTGTACTTTTGTGAAAATCAGATCTCTGGATCAATTCCTCATGAAATACAAAATTTGGTGAGCTTGAGAGTTTTGCAAATCTATATCAACTTTTTAGATAGTTCAATCCCTGCTAGCATAGGAAATTTAACCAAGCTTAACACTTTGAACCTTTGGGGTAATCATCTCTCTGGCTCCATTCCTCCTGAAATAGGTAATCTAGTAGAGTTAACTGAGCTGTCACTCTCAACAAACAATTTAACAGGTTCAATCCCCACCAGCTTAGGAAATTTAACCAAGCTTGAAAGTTTGTACCTTTGTGAAAATCAGATCTTTGGATCAATTCCTCATGAAATACAAAATTTGGTGAGCTTGAGAGTTTTGCAAATCTATATCAACTTTTTAGATAGTTCAATCCCTGCTAGCATAGGAAATTTAACCAAGCTTAACACTTTGAACCTTTGGGGTAATCATCTCTCTGGCTCCATTCCTCCTGAAATAGGTAATCTAGTAGAGTTAACGGAGCTGTTACTCTCAACAAACAATTTAACAGGTTCAATCCCCACCAGCTTAGGAAATTTAACCAAGCTTGAAAGTTTATACCTTTGTGAAAATCAGATCTCTGGATCAATTCCTCATGAAATACAAAATTTGGTGAGCTTGAGAGTTTTGCAAATCTATATCAACTTTTTAGATAGTTCAATACCTGCTAGCATAGGAAATTTAACCAAGCTTAACACTTTGAACCTTTGGGGTAATCATCTCTCTGGCTCCATTCCTCCTGAAATAGGAAATCTTGTAGAGTTAACTGGGTTAATACTCTCACAAAACAGTTTAATAGGTTCCATCCCTGCTGGTATAGGAAATTTAACCAAGCTTAACACTTTGTACCTTTGGGGTAATTATCTCTCTGGCTCCATTCCTCCTGAAATAGGTAATCTAGTGAAGCTAACCAACCTATCACTCTTACAAAACAATTTAACAGGTTCCATCCCCACTAGCTTAGGAAATTTAACCAAGCTTGAAATTTTGTACCTTTGTGAAAATCAGATCTCTGGATCAATTCCTCATGAAATACAAAATTTGGCGAGCTTGAGAGAATTGGAAATCTGTACCAACCTTTTAGATGGTTCAATCCCCGCTGGTATAGGAAATTTAACCAAACTTGAAATTTTGTACctttctaaaaatcagatctctggatCAATTCCTCATGAAATACAAAATCTGGTAAGCTTGAGAGTGTTGGAAATCCACACCAACCTTTTAGATGGTTCAATCCCCGCTGGTATAGAAAATTTAACCAAGCTTGAAATTTTGCATCTTTTTGAAAATTGGATATCTGGATCAATTCCTTATGAATTAGGTAACTTGATGAAGCTTAATAGCTTATGCCTGTCCAGTAACCAAATCTCTGGCTCAATCCCTCCATCTTTCGGAAGCTTAACCAACCTTACTGCTTTGATGTTGGACAATAATCGACTGTCTGGTTCTTTGCCTAAGGAATTTAATACTAttacaaatttgaaacttctttcaTTGACGAACAATAGTTTTTCAGGCCATTTACCCCATGACATATGCAAAGGAGGAGTTCTAATGTATCTCACTCTGAACAACAACCATTTTGAAGGTCCAATTCCCAAAAGCTTGAAAAACTGTACAAGCCTAATTAGAGTCCGACTTGAGCAGAACCAGCTATCCGGGGATATATCTGAAAGTCTTGGAGTGTATCCACATTTGGGATATATTGATTTAAGCTTCAACAAACTGTTTGGTAAGCTCTCACCAAATTGGGGAGGATGTCATAATTTGTCGCTCTTAAGAATCTCCAACAACAAGGTTACAGGAAACATACCACCAGAATTCGGAAAGTTAACTCAACTGCAAGTACTTGATCTTTCCTCGAATAATCTATTAGAAGAGATTCCGAAGGATTTGAGCAAGCTGACTCGTTTATATAACTTGAGTTTGAGCGACAACCAACTTGTTGGAGAGGTACATCCAGAATTTGGAGAACTATCTAATTTGGGGATTCTTGATCTATCAGCAAATCGACTAATAGGAAGGGTACCAGAACAATTAGGCAACTGCATGAACCTTTACTTGCTGAAGCTTGGAAAGAATCATTTAAATGGAAGCATTCCCTTTCAAATTGGAAACCTAATAAACCTGGATGACTTCCTAGATCTAAGCCACAACTCATTTACTGGAGAGATACCATCACAATTTGGCAAACTGGATAAGCTACAAAATCTGAATCTATCACACAATGAGCTTATTGGTCGTGTTCCACATTCTTTGAGTGATATGATAAGCTTATCGTCTATAGACTTATCATACAATGAATTAGAAGGTCCGCTGCCCAATAGCACAATTTTTCGGAATGCTCCAATAGAGTGGTTCATCCACAATAAGGGCTTATGTGGTCTGCCGAAAGGTTTGCCTTCATGTAGCTCATTTACAACGAGCAAAGATGATTCAACAAAGCACCACAAACTTCTCTTGTTAATTACTGTTCCTAGTCTGGGAACCTTGTTTCTCTTATTTCTATTTGTTGTATTTGCTTTGCTAATTCTGAGAAGGAAGAAACATGCGAGACATGTTGCAAGTATTGAATTTGGTGGATTCTCTATTTGGAATTTCGATGGAATAGACGCATACAAAGGCATCATCGAAGCAACAGAGGATTTTGATGACAAGTACTGCATTGGGACTGGAGCATTTTCTAGTGTTTTCAAAGCACTGTTGCCGACCGGCGAGTTTGTAGCTGTGAAGAAATTTCATCCACTAGAAATTGAAAACTCACCAAGCAAGCAAACCTTTTGGAGTGAGGTACAAGCACTAACCCAGATTCGGCATCGGAATATTGTGAAGCTTTATGGTTTTTGCTCCAGTGCTCAAAATAAGTTTCTTGTTTACGAATATATGGAGAGAGGAAGTTTGGCAAATATTCTCCAAAGTGAAGGTGCCCTTGAATTTGATTGGTCCAAGAGAGTGGATGTCATAAAACATATTGCTTATGCTCTATCATACATGCATCATGATTGCACTCCACCATTAGTACACCGAGACATAACAAGTAATAATATTCTACTTGATTCAAAATACAAGGCTTGTATTTCAGACTTTGGTATTGCTAGACTTCTAAAGTCTGATTCATCTAATTGGAGTATGCTTGCGGGTACACGAGGATATTTGGCACCAG AGCTTGCATACACAATGAGGGTTACCGAGAAATGTGATATATATAGTTTCGGAGTAATAGCACTTGAGATTGTAATGGGAAAGCATCCAGAAGAACTCATCTCTACTTTATCTTCTCCGGTTGGTGAAAATATCTTTCTAAAAGATATATTAGACTCGCGACTATCACCTCCTACAACTCAAGCTGCAAATGAGTTAGTCGCAATGGTAATGACAGCATCTCAATGTTTGGACAACAATCCACATTCTCGTCCGACAATGCAAATTGTATCTCAACAGCTATCTACTTTCAAGGCACAGCCAAACTCCCAATCTTTGGACACGATTAAGTTATGTCACCTAATCGACGACAAG AACGAGAAAGCCTGTTGA